In one Brassica oleracea var. oleracea cultivar TO1000 chromosome C9, BOL, whole genome shotgun sequence genomic region, the following are encoded:
- the LOC106315181 gene encoding anamorsin homolog, with translation MGTQTTVLAVTDDVVLPVISVLTVMKVVGVERCDPMIITQASTISQVPLDSSSVDAVLAVSTTSEFPTDKIYGEFSRILKPGGTVFVCTNSEGENVELQQTLQRRVTLAGFMEPQSLDLTSIRLPNFSLSVGVQAYS, from the exons ATGGGAACTCAAACAACTGTTTTGGCTGTGACGGATGATGTTGTCTTACCTGTTATCTCTGTTCTAACTGTGATGAAAGTTGTCGGGGTCGAACGTTGTGATCCTATGATTATTACTCAAGCCTCCACAATAA GTCAGGTTCCTTTGGATTCTTCCTCAGTGGACGCTGTTTTAGCCGTTTCCACAACATCTGAGTTCCCTACTGATAAAATATATGGCGAGTTCTCAAGAATTTTAAAGCCTGGTGGGACTGTTTTTGTGTGCACCAATTCGGAGGGTGAGAATGTAGAGTTGCAACAG ACCCTTCAAAGGAGAGTGACGTTGGCTGGTTTTATGGAGCCACAATCTCTTGATTTGACATCAATCAGGCTGCCTAACTTCAGCTTATCCGTTGGG GTTCAAGCTTATTCTTGA
- the LOC106313189 gene encoding 40S ribosomal protein S16-3, with protein sequence MATKPAAESVQCFGRKKTAVAVTHCKRGCGQIKLNGCPIELFNPEILRFKIFEPVLLLGKHRFAGVDMRIRVNGGGHTSQVYAIRQSIAKALVAFYQKYVDEQSKKEVKDILIRYDRTLLVADPRRCEPKKFGGRGARSRFQKSYR encoded by the coding sequence ATGGCGACCAAACCAGCTGCTGAATCTGTGCAATGCTTCGGAAGGAAGAAGACAGCGGTGGCTGTCACTCACTGCAAACGCGGATGCGGTCAGATCAAGCTCAACGGCTGCCCGATCGAGCTCTTCAACCCCGAGATCCTCCGGTTCAAGATCTTCGAGCCGGTCCTTCTCCTCGGGAAGCACCGTTTCGCTGGCGTGGACATGAGGATTCGCGTCAATGGCGGTGGTCACACTTCCCAGGTCTACGCCATCCGTCAGAGTATCGCTAAGGCGCTTGTGGCGTTTTACCAGAAGTACGTGGATGAGCAGTCGAAGAAGGAGGTGAAGGATATCTTGATTAGGTATGATAGGACTCTGCTCGTGGCGGATCCGAGGAGGTGCGAGCCGAAGAAGTTTGGTGGGCGTGGTGCTCGTTCTCGTTTCCAGAAGAGTTACCGTTAA